A genomic segment from Polyangium mundeleinium encodes:
- a CDS encoding transposase, with translation MGRTREKQASLWVAAPSLPRSPGHRFYEKLNELLRENGFDRAMEAACAKYFEADGTAGRPSIPPGLYFRMLLVGYFEGIESERGLEWRCSDSLSLREYLGLLPGETVPDHSTLSKMRKRLGSEVFEGMFAFVLGVVNRSGLLHGKVMGVDSTYLRADASMKAIVRRETGEVYADYIKRLAKEEGIENPTMEDARRLDRKRKGKKTSNTDWKSPTDEDARIAKLKDGRTRLAYKTEHVVDMSTGVVVAAEVYSANEADPATMAQSLEQARTNVEQAKSSEERDSDDDPPPEGGSSDAEPERTVIEVVADKGYHKAELLLSLKVSGYRTYVPERIQSVRRWVDKGWDMQQTFYGNRNRVRRPKGRALQRKRGELIERTFAHACETGGMRRVRVRGRENVRKRYLAHIAALNLGLVLRQILGAGTPRALAAARKGSALAVLVIWAAMVALVRGTPRRLARFSRATWRGMYPHQMQDVGVAIGGA, from the coding sequence ATGGGGCGAACACGTGAGAAGCAGGCGTCGCTCTGGGTGGCGGCGCCTTCGCTGCCGCGGTCGCCGGGGCACCGGTTCTACGAGAAGCTGAACGAGCTTCTTCGCGAGAACGGGTTTGACCGGGCCATGGAGGCGGCGTGCGCGAAGTATTTCGAGGCCGACGGGACGGCGGGGAGGCCATCGATCCCGCCTGGGCTTTACTTCCGGATGCTGCTGGTCGGCTACTTCGAGGGGATCGAGTCCGAGCGTGGGCTCGAGTGGCGCTGCTCGGACTCGCTGTCGCTGCGGGAATACCTCGGGCTGTTGCCCGGCGAAACGGTGCCCGACCATTCGACGCTTTCCAAGATGCGCAAGCGCCTCGGCAGTGAGGTTTTCGAGGGGATGTTCGCCTTCGTGCTCGGGGTCGTGAATCGCTCCGGGCTCCTCCATGGCAAAGTCATGGGCGTGGACTCGACGTATCTCCGCGCGGACGCCTCGATGAAGGCGATCGTGCGGCGCGAGACGGGCGAGGTGTACGCGGACTACATCAAGCGGCTGGCGAAGGAGGAAGGCATCGAGAATCCGACCATGGAGGATGCTCGGCGACTCGACCGCAAGCGCAAGGGAAAGAAGACGTCGAATACCGACTGGAAAAGCCCCACCGACGAAGATGCCCGCATCGCAAAGCTCAAGGATGGCCGCACGCGATTGGCCTACAAGACCGAGCATGTCGTCGACATGAGCACGGGCGTCGTGGTCGCCGCGGAGGTCTATTCAGCGAACGAGGCCGACCCAGCGACGATGGCGCAAAGCCTCGAGCAGGCGCGCACGAATGTCGAGCAGGCCAAGAGCAGCGAGGAGCGCGATTCGGACGACGATCCGCCTCCGGAGGGCGGCAGCAGCGACGCGGAGCCCGAGCGCACCGTGATCGAGGTCGTGGCGGACAAGGGGTATCACAAGGCCGAGCTGCTTCTATCGTTGAAGGTGTCCGGCTATCGCACGTACGTCCCGGAGAGGATCCAGTCCGTCCGCAGATGGGTGGACAAGGGCTGGGATATGCAGCAAACGTTTTACGGGAACCGAAACCGCGTGCGTCGTCCGAAGGGGCGCGCTCTTCAACGCAAACGTGGAGAGCTCATCGAACGAACATTCGCCCACGCATGCGAGACGGGCGGAATGAGGAGGGTGCGAGTGAGAGGCCGGGAGAACGTGAGAAAACGCTACCTGGCGCATATCGCCGCGCTCAATTTGGGGCTCGTGCTACGTCAAATACTCGGCGCAGGGACCCCGCGGGCCCTGGCCGCGGCCCGGAAGGGCTCCGCCCTTGCAGTTTTGGTGATATGGGCAGCCATGGTGGCCCTGGTACGGGGCACGCCGAGGCGGTTGGCACGATTTTCCCGGGCCACGTGGCGCGGGATGTACCCGCATCAAATGCAAGATGTTGGGGTCGCGATCGGGGGCGCGTAG
- a CDS encoding TetR/AcrR family transcriptional regulator, giving the protein MPRRPPPRPYHHGDLPRALREAALALIEEHGPMGFTLRELARRVGVSHAAPYRHFADKRALLTALAAEGAHRLADAVDAALTAAGPDLRARFLAAAHAYVRFAMEHPGYFQAMFSADADPNDPAFVNGRERSLGLLYRYIAEAQAAGYFGEGEALSYVIPVFAMHQGLAVLAMSGAFAPFGVSDVRAASDLAHGRLLDGLTRARGEG; this is encoded by the coding sequence GTGCCTCGACGTCCGCCGCCTCGCCCGTACCACCATGGGGATCTGCCTCGCGCGCTTCGGGAGGCCGCGCTCGCGCTCATCGAGGAGCATGGGCCGATGGGGTTCACGCTTCGCGAGCTCGCGCGTCGGGTCGGCGTTTCGCATGCGGCGCCGTACCGGCATTTTGCGGACAAGCGGGCGCTGCTCACGGCGCTCGCGGCCGAGGGGGCGCATCGCCTCGCGGACGCGGTCGACGCGGCGCTCACGGCGGCGGGCCCGGACCTCCGCGCGCGTTTCCTCGCGGCCGCGCATGCGTACGTGCGCTTCGCGATGGAGCACCCCGGGTATTTCCAGGCGATGTTCTCCGCCGACGCCGATCCGAACGACCCTGCGTTCGTGAACGGCCGCGAGCGCAGCCTCGGCCTCCTCTATCGCTACATCGCGGAGGCCCAGGCGGCGGGGTATTTCGGCGAAGGCGAGGCGCTCTCCTACGTGATCCCCGTCTTTGCAATGCACCAGGGCCTCGCGGTGCTCGCCATGTCCGGCGCATTCGCTCCGTTCGGCGTGTCCGACGTACGCGCCGCATCGGACCTCGCGCACGGGCGCTTGCTCGACGGGCTCACGCGCGCCCGAGGCGAAGGGTAA
- a CDS encoding acyl-CoA dehydrogenase family protein, which translates to MIKGTENVLEARLLASVARVRPIAEAHADASNEGATLHPAVVDVMKAEGLFALAAPKEVGGLGADGRTQFVVYEAMAHADPSAGWALMIGAIMNGMMGAYLPEAATREIFAGGMPTSAGLQVPMGKAQRVRGGFEVTGRWGFGSGIRHASWVYTAAMIEAPGQAGPPSFVQVAVPVSRVTIEDTWNTAFLRGSGSNHYRMEAVFVDESFTCSYPGAARKRGQAYFELPFIALTAPGHIGFALGVARRALEEIAIVAPRRIKAWNSETLAAQSSFRVELGRKRAALDAARALAREVMELSMQKAEAGAPLSPEDWAAVRAATTYTTEVAADVTSFAFRAGGSSAIYAGTVLERCFRDIHAAAQHIAATDDSYEYAARVAMGEAPFNLLLLPRDSA; encoded by the coding sequence ATGATCAAAGGAACCGAGAACGTCCTCGAAGCCCGCCTGCTCGCGTCCGTCGCCCGCGTGCGCCCGATCGCGGAGGCCCACGCGGACGCGTCGAACGAGGGCGCGACGCTGCACCCGGCCGTGGTGGACGTGATGAAGGCGGAGGGGCTGTTCGCGCTGGCGGCGCCGAAAGAGGTCGGCGGGCTCGGCGCGGACGGGCGGACGCAGTTCGTGGTGTACGAGGCGATGGCGCACGCGGACCCGTCCGCAGGCTGGGCCCTGATGATCGGGGCGATCATGAACGGAATGATGGGCGCGTACCTACCGGAAGCGGCGACGCGGGAGATCTTCGCCGGTGGAATGCCGACGTCGGCCGGGCTGCAGGTGCCGATGGGGAAGGCGCAGCGGGTGCGCGGCGGGTTCGAGGTGACGGGGCGCTGGGGTTTCGGGAGCGGGATCCGGCACGCGAGCTGGGTGTACACGGCCGCGATGATCGAGGCGCCGGGGCAGGCCGGGCCGCCGTCGTTCGTGCAGGTCGCGGTGCCCGTGTCGCGCGTGACGATCGAGGACACGTGGAACACGGCGTTCCTGCGCGGGAGCGGGAGCAACCATTACCGCATGGAGGCGGTGTTCGTGGACGAGTCGTTCACGTGTTCGTATCCCGGCGCGGCGCGGAAGCGCGGGCAGGCCTATTTCGAGCTGCCGTTCATCGCGCTCACGGCGCCCGGGCACATCGGCTTCGCGCTCGGCGTGGCAAGGCGCGCGCTCGAAGAGATCGCGATCGTCGCGCCGCGCCGGATCAAGGCCTGGAACAGCGAGACGCTGGCGGCACAATCGAGCTTCCGGGTGGAGCTCGGCCGAAAGCGCGCGGCCCTCGACGCGGCGCGGGCGCTCGCGCGCGAGGTGATGGAGCTGTCGATGCAAAAAGCCGAGGCGGGGGCGCCGCTTTCCCCCGAGGATTGGGCCGCGGTGCGGGCCGCGACGACGTATACGACGGAGGTCGCGGCGGACGTCACGTCGTTCGCGTTTCGGGCGGGCGGGTCGAGCGCGATTTATGCGGGTACGGTGCTGGAGCGGTGCTTCCGGGACATTCACGCGGCCGCGCAGCACATCGCCGCGACGGACGATTCGTACGAGTACGCGGCCCGCGTGGCCATGGGCGAAGCGCCGTTCAATCTGCTGCTCTTGCCGCGGGATTCGGCCTAG